The genomic stretch AGGAACCTTACCCGCTGAGCTATGCTGTAGCAAAACTAAATCGAATAAGTAGACATCAACCAAAGTGTGATTTTCGAACAATATGTGCAAATTGTGTGAATTCTGTGCTAAATGTGTAAAGAAACCTGTCTACTTATTCGATTTAATTTTGCTATAATTATTCATGCATAAGTGTAGCTTTGCAGAATTGGCTCAAAATATAGGTATGAATATTATTAAATACATAAACAATATGGAATACGCCGGCCCAACTGCCCGAGATACTGAAAAGAACACTACATTCTGCATCTTTTGGTCCAGCAAGAGAAACATATTACATCCGCCTATTTTCAGGGGCCATTCCAATGCTACTACAACTCCTCATCATGTTTACAAATGCTACCGTTCAAAAATTGAACAAGTGCTATTCTGCCATGGGATATAGCTATCGCTTTTCAGATTTTATGGGCACGCCCTTGTACATGTTGGCGCGTTGCCGGAGGTCATCCACGCGCGGCCTTGCAACCTTGTTGttgggatcaaagaggaggACCTCCTCAAAGGCCTTGAGGGCCGACTTCAGGTCTTTCTTCAGCTCATACGCGTCGCCTAGGTTATTCCAAGCCGTCACATAGCCTGGCTGGAGCTCCACGGCCTTCTCAAACTGCTTGATTGCCATGTCCAGTTTGTTATCTCGCTTGTAACTGACCCCCAGGGCATTGTACACCTGACCACAGGAAGTGTCAATATGTGTCTGAAAGAACTAAATATTTTGTATAAATAATTACTTACGATCGACCACAGTACATGTGTTTTGGTATTATCAGCCtgtaaattaaatatttccTACCTTATCCTTTCTAGCAGGCAACAAGAAAATAAACTGACTACTACAGAACACCGGTTATTGGGTACCATAAGAGGGCCATTCTATAGCTTATAGTGAACAAATCAACATGTCAAAATAAGGTATCAAGAAATCAATAAAACCTGTTATAATTTCTACCAGAACGCATCAGGATAAGCTTGCCATTAGCAAGATTCCAAAATGTAGAAATATTACCTAGTAGTTGAGGACAACTAACCTGTGCAAGATCTTGCTCATCTCTATCCCATTTGTCAATTGCTTGCTGCAGATATTTGATAGCGGCTGGATAAAATTTTCTCCGTAGCATAACTGCTCCAAGCTCAAAATACTCAGTAGCGCTTGCATCACCACTTCTCACTTGTTCCTAGTAATTAGGTTGGTGCGTTTTAGTAAATCACATGAGAGATTGCGATAGGATGTAAACATGAAATTAGAATAGCATACGAAAACTGTTTGGCAATTCTATTATGTTTTAAGCACCATCCACATTCCACAACAAGACACCTCTATCAGCACAGATAATGACCTTTTCTTAGCATGATATCAGGATTGTAACCATGGTTTGTGCAAAAGATCAGCTCTATTTTCTAAATAATAACATTTTTATCCTATGCAATGGGCAACTGCCCTCCTTCCTAAGCGAGATACTCCCACCATTTTTATAAAGTGTGCTAAACAAAAGAGAATGGATCGAGTAATCAGGTTTATGATTCTGATAACAGTACATAAGGAAAATACGGTGTTGTGTCCCAATTGATATTGTCAATATTTATGCAGTATCAGTATGAAAACAAATTTTTACACTTCAGAATTGCAGTTGTTTCTGTAGCATTTGTAATGAGTTAGCTCTACATTGTAATGTAACCAAAAACAAATGTTTGAGAGACTTACTTGCAGCTCTTTGGCAGAAAGATCAAGCTCTCTGCGAACGAGAACCTGACGAATAACAAAAAATGTACCAGCTCCAAGCAGGCCAAGTAGTATGAGAAGATACGACAGCTGAATTCCCAGCTCAAACAGCTCACCGACCTCATACACCATATTTAATTTTGTTCCCACACTGGACTGTGCTGATTGTGCAGTACTCAACCATACCATAGTGCAACATGGAAGTGCACCGAATTGCAGAAGCAAATTCCTGCTGCTTCTATTATCCTTGTCTGAAGAGAGACAGAAAGCTTCTGGTATTTGAAGGCACATAAAACAGCATATGTCAGTTAAAAAAATGCAGAGAAGTGATTCCTAGCTTGAAACACCCAAAGTTTATAGCACCTTATACAATTCAATACAGTTTACAAAATATGTTAAATGACATTCAGAGGTTTTGCCATTTAAATTTCAGTAAATAATCGGCTGCAAAGGCTCTTCAACGCTTCCGCTAGCCCTAGACTCGGAATACTCTGCTTAAGAGATCCCCCTCTCCGGCCAGAGAGGATTATACTAGCTAGGTTCCTATATTTGGGCAATATCAGATTTACATCAGCTGAATTAGCATCATTTGTAAAATTACCTTTTTTCCCTTTCTGAGATATTTGCTGACCAGTGTGTGTTCTTATCTATTGTCATTTGCTCATGAGGTTCTTTACTATACTACTATTATCAAAAGGACAGAAATCGTATGATCACATTACTAACCTAATTTGCTCACGTTTACAATCATACTACCAAGCGAGATTGTTCTCACTTAAACAGCAAACAGTTAATATATAGTTTCAAAATACTGAAGTGCTTATAATAAAAGGACAATAAGTGGGTTTTCTTTTTCTGGGAAGAAAATTCGTACAAGCACAGATATTTGGTAGAACAGACTTACCTTCTATTTCTGAAGCTAAAATGACTCCTCTCGTTGGTGATATGCCTTCCTTAGCAACAAAGAAAAAACCACAAATAAGATTGGATTTGAAGCCAAGACATGTTGGTGTAAAATGGTTCTTCTAGTTAATGAAGATGCTTCTTCTAGTTATTATAGGAGCAACAGAAGACACATCCATCGTGTGCGTAAGAGTACCGATACAAATTTGAAAGGAAGCTTTTACTTGGGCCGAATTTAGAACTTTTTAAACATTTATAGCGCACCCTTTGAACTCAGAAATTACTTAGTTCTTGGCAGTTCATTCCATTGTAGTTAGAATTAGCAGGCATCACAGTGAAAAGTTACAGAACTGAAAATTGTCAGATGACAAGCATTTGTAATTAAGCCTGCAGAACCTTCTAACTGCCTTCgattggaagaagaaaaatacatCTAAAAATGGAACAAGCTCTGTAAACTCTGAAAAGATGAAGGATTAAAGTACAGCTTGGGGtccctttcttcatggaaatcatAATTACTATGTGTTGGTGTATTTGGATGATGTGCAATGACATCATTTTCAGGCACATTGATCCCACACTTCAGGCATGCCGTGCTCTCTTCAAGAAGGAATTTGCTCTAGTTATTCTAAGAGCAAAGCCAGTTCATGTCCAAGCTATGACCCAATGGCTAGAGCTCCTTGCTTAGTTCTCCtgattttctttgtttccttttttgtttcctAAACTTGTTTGGGAATCTTTTCTGTACTTTAAATTTCATAATACGTATAATTaaatataatcagtagggggaaacccctcctgtttcatcaaaaaaaatatgaaggaTTTGGTAGCTCCAAACAAAAGGAGCTCTCATTCCGAACTCCTACAACACGCTGGGTTTACTCACCAAGAGAAGCGCCCTCCTTCCAGCAGAGGGAAggaagaggacggcggcggacagcgGGGAGGACCCCGAGgcggcgagctccggcgggagtAGTCACGGAGGCGCGCTCAGCGGCGCGAGCTATGAAGACGCGACCTCCGTGATGGCAGTGCGCGGAAGGCTTGGCGACCGAAGAGGGTGCcgccgggcggaggaggaggcggccgggatCGACCCACGCTTGCGACGGGAAGAGCAGCAGGCGCGCCATGGCCCGGCCGAGGATGGGATTCCCGAGCTGGAAGATAGGCCTGCTGCCCGCCGCTAGAGTACACGATTATTCAGACCCACAGCCGTTTATCTGCCCCCGCCGTGAGATCTGGGCCGTTCGATTCGGGATCCAACCGTTGACGCAGCATAACCGTCACTCGCTAACCCCCATCTACTTTGTAAGAAATCTACAGCGACATCTCAAGTACAGGAAGCCGACAGGCTACGACATCGCAATTTTCCACCTGCTTTTGCAATTTCTGCTAGAAGAATATTATTTGAATGTCTTCTGTTCTGCATTACACCGACGCTGAGGTACAGCTACACCCACAAAAACTGAAACTACATATTCACACAACAATTACTCTGCCACACGTGACACCTCAAGCAAGTTCCAGGGCAGCTATGAACAGCATGGACGTGTTCAGTGGCAACGCGACTGCAGGAAACCCTATGCATTGCTCTGTGATCCTGTTTGACCCTCAATCTGCTCCATAATCCTTTCTGCCTTCATCCAGAAGTCAGcatcgtcatcatcctcctGCAGATACGTGGATCAGTATGCTTTACGATTGGGCAGACTGAGCTCAGCAAAAGCAACAGCAGAGAATCAAGGGGACTACTGACCAAGTTAAAAGGGTCCGAAGCACGCTCGATGTTCTCGATGCTGTCAGCAAATTTCACTGCTTCTTCCCACCAATCAGGATCCTCATAACTCTCCATGACGGATTTACCACCAGACAGATAGCACCCGTTCCTGCTGCTGTCGTCGAAGTTGATTTCTACAACTTCACCCTGGTATTCTGCCTGGGCTGACTCTGCTACTGAGCTAAGCTCAGGCATCACGTCCCAGGGTACAGGACGGAGTGGTGATCGATAACCTACTCCAAAGCATTGctgttatgaaaaaaaaaaagggataaTCTGTGAACTGATAATCAATGCATTGATGCTCCTCACTTACCTTGACAGTCAGGATCATAACACTTTTGGTAGTACGCTGCTCTTTGAAAGTCCACAATGTACATCACTGGTGCATTTGACATAATTGTTGATTAGCTAACGTGAACAAGAAATAGCAACAGTATTGGAGACAGCTGATGCTGCAGGGCAAAATTGTCATTGCCACTTTCTAAATGTTATTGTTACCATGATTGCTCTTATGCTCTCTTCCAATATTCTCGCAGTATCTGCTCCTTAACATACTATATATCATCAAACCATACTGTGAAAACCAGTACCAGGATCGAATTTTTCCTGCAGTGAAATGAATGCAAAAATGTTTCAGGTTACAATATATATCCAGTTATCCCAATATTAGAATAGTATTACATGCACATCATAGGACGAAGCATTTATTAGCCATCATTATTGATTATGCAAATAAAGTAATAACATAAATTATGTCGAATATaatgtactactccctccgttccaaattgtaggttgttttggcttttctagattcatagatattattatgcatctagacatacactatatctagatgcataataatatctatacacctagaaaagccaaaacaacgaACGAAGGGAGTATTAGATTAACATTTTTATTACTCAGAACGCCAAAAATATGCACTCCTTCATCAAAGGAAGCAGAGTTTTCATTGTTGATGTTTGAGGAGCCGTGGTTATAGAGTATAGACAATGACAGAAGTGGATCTCAAGCCAGCTCTAGTGAAGTCTGTGTATTTGGATACACACAGGTTTCCAAATCCAACTCGGGTTCAGTTTTGgcaaaaagaatgaaaaagaaaataaagcaaAGATATTGGACAAGATATCGCTTGGAC from Setaria italica strain Yugu1 chromosome II, Setaria_italica_v2.0, whole genome shotgun sequence encodes the following:
- the LOC101778073 gene encoding tetratricopeptide repeat domain-containing protein PYG7, chloroplastic, with protein sequence MARLLLFPSQAWVDPGRLLLRPAAPSSVAKPSAHCHHGGRVFIARAAERASVTTPAGARRLGVLPAVRRRPLPSLCWKEGASLGISPTRGVILASEIEEAFCLSSDKDNRSSRNLLLQFGALPCCTMVWLSTAQSAQSSVGTKLNMVYEVGELFELGIQLSYLLILLGLLGAGTFFVIRQVLVRRELDLSAKELQEQVRSGDASATEYFELGAVMLRRKFYPAAIKYLQQAIDKWDRDEQDLAQVYNALGVSYKRDNKLDMAIKQFEKAVELQPGYVTAWNNLGDAYELKKDLKSALKAFEEVLLFDPNNKVARPRVDDLRQRANMYKGVPIKSEKR